The genomic window CACCACGATTCCCACTCTATCCAGCCCAGCGCCACTTTTGAGGCCCGCGATACCTGGAGCTCGCTCAGCTGGTGCCCGCACACCCAGGCTCGGCCTGGCTATCCCTCCATCTCCAAATGTGAAACCGGTCGGCGGCGCCCCGGGGCGGCCCCCCCTCCCAACACTACATCTAGCAACACCTATGGGCAGTTCTGTGACGCCGCATGAGCAGCCGCCAGGCCGGCCCAGCATAGTCACACAACAGGGCCAGAGTGCATCTGGTGGTAGCGAAAGCAGCGCCGCCCACAGTCGTTCGGGCTCCTTCGGACCACTTGATGGTCGCACTTCCAACCCCACCAGCGCCGGCTCGCAATACTCGGCGTTATCTTTTGCTAGTCACTTTGGCATAGGGTCCACGAGGCCTCAGGGAACGCCCGACCCCGCCTCAGCTGTTGGTTCGATTTACTCAGAGAGGAGCGACGGAGGTGCTGGGATGGACAAGGATGGCAACCTGAAAGGACTGGAGAATTTCGACAAGCTGACAATCGACAAGGCGAGGACGGCGGACGTCGAAGATCTCGATGTGGAGGGCTGGAAGATTGCTAGCATGGAGAAGCGCATCGTTGAGCTCGGAGGGCTAGGTGAAGGCGCCGGTGGTGCTGTAACGAGGTGCAAACTGACTGGAGGGAAGACGGTATTCGCCTTAAAGGTTAGTTGTCCCACCAATCCGGGGAGTATACCTTTGAGATCCCACTGACATAGATGATCAGGTGATCACGGCCAACCCAGACCCCGATGTGAAGAAGCAGATCATGCGAGAGTTGGATTTCAACATCCAATGCGCTTCAGAACACATATGCAGATACTACGGCGCGTTTGAGGACCCATCTACCGCAACAATCTCTATCGCAATGGAATTTTGCGAAGGAGGATCCCTCGACAGCATCTACAAGGAAGTCAAACGACTCGGTGGACGCACGGGCGAGAAGGTGCTCGGAAAGATTGCAGAAGGTGTTTTGCGAGGCCTGACTTATCTCAACTCGAAGAAGATTATTCACCGCGACATCAAACCCTCCAACATTCTTCTCTGCCGCAACGGTGACGTCAAGCTCTGCGACTTTGGAGTGTCGGGTGACTTTGGTACCAAGGGCGAGGCAAACACCTTCATTGGAACGAGCTACTACATGGCGCCCGAGCGCATCACGGGCCAGAGTTACACCATAACATCGGACGTCTGGTCAACGGGCGTCACGCTACTCGAGGTTGCACAACACCGCTTTCCCTTCCCGGCCGACGGCACTGAGATGGCACCTCGTGCAGGGCTCATTGACCTACTTACGTACATCGTGCGGCAGCCGATTCCCAAGCTGAAGGACGAGCCTTCTGCTCAAATCTCATGGAGTGAAAATTTCAAATATTTCATAGAGTGCTGGTGAGTTCCCGGTCCTCGCCCTTAGGCTGTGTTTCTCGACAGCTTGTTTAGTCACTGACATTTTCTCTACCAAATTATAGCCTGGAGAAGGATCCGCAAAGGAGAGCAAGCCcttggaggatgcttgagCACCCATGGATGGTTGATATGAAGTCTAAGCGTGTCAACATGACGCGTTATCTCGCGCAAGTCTGGGGCTGGGACGACAAGGGTGAAGCCAAGCCTGCAGAGTGATGGACATGTGCAGGTAACTTTCTGGTAGTATAAGCATCAGGACACTGCCTATAGCCACATTTGAGGAGATTTCTGGGCCAAGACTCCCCGACCAAAAtataagaaaagaaacaaaattcTTGGGGGACCCAGAAGTCAAGACGGGATTGGACGTGCTGCCTATGAGGGAAATGGCAGTGGAGGCCGGTTCATAACTTCGTGCCCAGGCGACCGAGATTGACAAGTTCCAACCACACCTCAGGTCTGCCAAGTCACTGTACTTGACTGAGCCTGGGAGCTAGCAGTCCACTTCTGCGAAGAGGACTCGATCAATTCTAACATGTTGCTATTATATTTTGGGACCTAGCGTTTCGCAAGAGTGtaattttgttttgttaATTTCCGGATCAACTCGGTCCATGTCTTAAAAGAATCAAAATGAATCATGGCGTGCGCCCTACTCTTTTGAGATATTCCTCTTCTTAGtgcaaagagagagagagagagagagagagagagagagagagagagagagagagagagagagagagagagagagagagagagagagagagagagagagagagagcggAGTGTGTAAAAAGTGTACATAATTGTATTTATCCAAGGCCCTGGCGAGAGCGTCTCTGTTCGTTACTCCAAACAATCCTACCACTGACTCGTTAAGTTATCTGGCGAACCCCAAAGAAAACAGAAGTAGGCAATGTGGTGACCGGGTTTACAAACAATGGTATTTATTCTACACACATGGCTCCTGTGAATGCTTGCGTTCTATAAGAAAATAAAAGCCCATGCCGCCGTACCTATTGCGTAAGAGGAAGATCGTAAGGTATGACATATTTGGACGTGAGTCCTAAGCACGTACATTAATAAACTTTCTGATACCTTCAATAAGCAACTCATGACAAAACTCTCGTTCCAttggcaaagaaaaaaaaagacagttTCACCATCGAAGGGATGTGCCCTTGTTAGGCAGTCCAAACTAGCGAAGTTCAGAGGCATGGTATGGTCCCGCTCAGCCATATTCAATAGTGAGACGGAAAATACCAAGATTTACACCGGTAATGACGGTCTGGTGACAGCAGGATGTGCCTTTTGGCCGAGATTGAATGAGTAGCGCGGAGGCCAGAGGCGGAGTGAAGTAGCTTCCCGCTCATGCGCAGAACAAGCATTTATGTCGACTTGATATACTCGTACAAAACTGCTACAGATCAAGAAGCACCTTGGAAAATGCTTCTGGAAGCAAGCATCGGCAGATCCGCGCGGTTTTCCTTCTGGGGCAGCAAACGTGTCTTGAGTGGCATGCTTTGGGTACCTGAGGATGCCAGAAATTTGTCGCTGACAAAACTCACGAATTTTTCGCCTCCGCTAGTTGCCTTGCCCAGTCATCTCTCGGATGCAGATGGTAGCATAACTGCTGGAACTGAGTGCAAATTTGAGCACAACAGCAATCTTGACATCCTCTTTGGATTCGCCCTCAAGGCAGGAGTGGGTATGGGCGAAGTTCCCGGAAACGTTGACGGCGGAGTGCGCCGGATCTATGTACTTATCAACGTTGGTGAAAACATTGAGCagaggcggcttgggtgcttCGTTTGATGTTGTAGATGAAGAATATTGAGTCGGTGCGGAGATCGTGCTGACAGTATTGTTACCGGTGGCAGGTTGGTTTGTGCTACTTCCAAATGAAGCACCTGAGTCTGTATCAGGTGCTTGAGCCGAGTTCTCAAGCGTATTGGATCCTGCCGACTCGAGTTGTTTGTGCAAAAAGCTCATAAGGTCAGGTGCCTTGGCTCTCTGACTGTTCTCATCTGTGCCATGGCACGGCTGAGTACCTTTTTCATCAAGGACTGGTACTGTGTTACCCATCTCAATATCCTGCGTAGCCTCAACACTGGGTGCAGTTGTTTGCTCTATGCCGGTAAGACTGACAGAGGCCTCTCCAGGCTTGACTACCGCGTTGAGTTGATCTCCAAAGTCAGGTTTGTTGACTTGGGTGTGCTCAAGCTTGATCGGGTCGCTGACCTTCATCCGCTTGCCACCCTCGAAACCGGTCTCGACCCATGCATCGTTAATGCGGGTTTCCGTAGGCGGTGAATCACTGCGCCGACGGCGCATTTCGCCCTCTGTAGCTGCGTCAAATTTCTTTGCATTTTCTGCAAAGCTGTTCCATGCTGAAGCAGTCTTCTCTTGCTGAGGGGATTCCTGGGCCTTGCGCCACTCGATCAAGTCCCGGTCAGTGGGATGCATCTGCTCCTCGTCGTTCACATAGGGGCGAATAGCAAACATTGGTGTGGCGGTGAACTTTGCCATGAGCTTTCGGTAGTGACCGCTCATACTGTACTCGCGATGCTTACGACGCATGTTGTAGGGATCGAGCCTACCGTTCTCTTCCTTTTTCATGAAGTCGACGTAGAATTGACCAATCTCGTTCAGAGGGTAGATGACATCGAAACCTGGCGCAGGGAGGACGACGTCAAAGATTGTGAAGCGTCCGCTCGCAACCTCCTTCTCCGTGATGTGCCTAGCCCGCTGATAAaactcttcttcttcttggttaACCTCCTCAGACATGTCCTCGACAGGGCCACGCTGCGTAATAGGTGATTCATCAGCCTGGACAAGCACCAGATCGCCAGCAATAATCTTGTCCCCGTACAATGCCCAACGCTTGCTGGCTGCAAAGTTCCAGACGAAAGATTGGTAAGCATGAATATAAAGCATCCGGAGGCCGCGGGTGATGTGCATCAGAGCTCCGGTGAAATCGTTGGGGGCTTGTCCCAGATGCTTGATGAGAGTGTTCTCAGCGTTGTACTTCTTGGGCAGGATGCGTAGTGCGGCATCTGACTTTCTGCTCATCCTCCACATTGTGATTGCTCGTGCACGGTCGAACTCATCACGATGGAAGCGACCGTCGTTGCTACCCTCTGCGACAGCAACCGAAAGTTCTTCGTCCACGTGTAAGATGCCGTTGACGGCGCTGACAAAATCCTCTCTAAGGATCCTCATGCCAATCTCCTGTGTGCCTATGGCATGGGTGCCGAATCGCTGAAGACCAAAATAGTTGATGAAGCCTCGGTTGGCAATGCTGTCGAGCGCCTGTTGGACGCACTCCTCGGTCACCCTAAGACGGTGGGTAATGGAGTAATCTTTCAGCCGGGGAGACTCGACATTCTTAATCGCAATGACAAACTCGTTGCCTCCATGCTGCCCAAGCTGCATGGGTTTCTTCTGGTAGGAGAAGTCGCCCACCCTGATGCCCGACATCTTGTCGTTCAGCGTGTTCAGTTCCTTGATGTCCTTGTTCCACACACTAACGCGCTGGACTGTGGCGGCACGCCGATCCTTAGTACCGGCGAACCCAAAATTAGAGGCTTTGATCTTGAGAAGCCTGGCGATATGGTTAATCGCATCCATCGTgtccttgttttctttgtagAGGGTGAAGTGAAGGTACTGGGCCCGCGGGGGACGAGGCTCTGCTCGACTTCCACCTCGCCAACCATCTCGAGATCCACGGGGGCCATTGGCATTACGCCTCTGACCCTGCTGGGACGCAAACGCGCGTGCGCTAATAACACCTTCCTCTCCGACTTGAGTCTCAATCCGTGAGTTAAAGATTCGTCTAGCTTCCTGATGAACCTTGGTGCGCAAAGCGCGGTCTGTGATGGATGGGAACTTGATTATCACACCCCGACTTGACCCATCTTTGGCCTGAACCTTTTTGTCCAGGTCGATCACTTGTTCTGTAGCATCATTGCCCAGCAGCTCACACAAGAGAGCAGTGTCCTCATCGGAAATGGGATGGTAAGTCGCTTCGACGACTGCTGGTGCCTCCTTCGGGCTAGGTTTTCCCTTCGCCACAGGCAGCTCATTCAAGTTACCATTTGGGTGAGAGGACTTGGAAGCTGCGTCAGCTTCTGGGCGTGACTGTGTCGAGTTTTACTAGCAACCAAGTCTCCCGTTATAGGGACCAAATTGCAAGATGATAACTGGGGCGATGGACATACTTGAGGAGGTCGCCTGGCAGCTTGCTGGAAATCACTCAGGTGGATGACACTGCCGTCTTTGCGAACCTCAAAAACTTGAAAATCCGTGTAGCTGAGGATAAAATTCAGTGAGCTTTAGTATTTGCAACCATGACTTGCGAATTGAAACTTCAATAATCCATGCGAAACTTGATTGAGCTCAAGTCACTTGTGGCCTGGGGACCAATGGTATGAAATGAACTTGAAAGCCACGGTGAGTTTTAGGTGAATGGGTTGAGGCAATGAGCACATACCGCTTCCTGATATCACCATTCCAGCCATAGTCGATAGGAGAGGCGAAATGCAGAATTCCCAGGCGCTTTTCTGATGCATTGCGTGCAGAAGCGATATGAGAAGCTGTGAGAACCTGGTGATGAAGCTGATTGTCGGCCTTCGCAATAGGTGTAGACGCAGGTTCGCTCTGGTGAGCCATGATGGGCCACCTGACGACCTCCTCACCTTTGGCAAGGAAAGTACTGTGCTATTGATCACAAGAGAGGTGCGCTTGCAAATAACGAAATTGCAGTTTGGGGTAAAATAAAGTGAGCAATTCACGAGAGAATATGCAGAAAGAACTCCGGAGTGGTAAATTTCAGGTAAGGCAATCTGAGGAAGAAGTGAAAGACTTCCAATTGTTTTGTGCAGATTGCTGCACTGCCAATGCAAGTCGAGACTGGAGAAAGAGCTATCAAATTCGCGACTTTTCTGCCGTCAGTAAACCCCGCGATAGCGTGCATGAGTGGGTTCTAGGGAAGGCGGTGAAAATGATGTTGAAATAAAAGTGGGGTTTAGTTGACGTTTACCTCTTGCATCTGACGACTTGATTTACCGCCAAGGCGATACCAAGGCGGTACCAAGGCGGTACCGGTCAGACCTCTCTTGACATACCTGCTTCTTATTacctggtaggtacctaccttccgTACCTTATTCACCTTCCCTGATGTACAGAATCAGGTAGGAAGCAATAGGGCAGTCAGACACAGGAGGCAAAGGCTGAGATTTGCCTAGCCCTCTAGAGCATTTGCTTCACTTGCTTCAGTTTAACAATACCAAGTTAACCAAGTCAACTAACAACGGATACCTAAGAAAACACCTAGGTATCTTGTTGATATTTCCTGATGATTTGTGGCTGCTCAGAATACAATCATAATGTTACTTGATGCTGCTCAAGCATCTGCCTTATTCTCTGATACAAGTAAATTCTCTCGGCATCAAGGAAAGCTCTAGTCTTTAACTTCCAGTCCCTGGATACGAACAGGTGTCGATAATCGCATTCAACAAGTGCACTTTCTGTGGTTGACGTTCTCCGGAATGCCTCATAGCTCTAGTGGTTATGCACAGTCTGCCCATGCAAGAAGACTGACTGCTTTCAGCGAGGGCCAAGATGCCTTGCACCGCGAGGCCAAGCATACAACATACCAAGACGGCATTCAAGTCAATGATATCTTCTGGACGGCTCCAGCCTTGCTAAAACTGACAGATTCTGTTCGTGCGTCTCTCGTGGAGCATAAATGTATGGGCCCACGGGAGGGTGTTCTCCTAGCTATTCTCAATGCTTTACTCGGAATGGAGGCACATGGCGCAGCGGAACTGCTAATTGGAATTGATGCTGTCCGGGATGCGCGGCTTGACAAGCTCATCGAAGATCTCGTCGACCCCTACAATCAGCCTGCACCACCGATACCTGTTAATCTTGTGGCGGCAAGAACGGCAGCCAGCTCCCTGCAACGCCAATGGACAAGGCGCTTCAGGGAGATGTACGTGTCCCTGGATCGGGTCAGGCATCACAAGTTCCTAAATAGTCCCCATATGCGGGCACTCGCCTTCACTGGCCCTACAACGCCCGGCGCTGTTGAAAGCTCTTCGCTGTAGAGAACTGAAGAGGCTGCTCAGATGCCCTCGGAGATGGAGGGGACGAAACAGTTCACACCGGGCCAGTGAGTGTCACACGTATTCAAATCACGCCTCCCGTGCTTCATAAGACGAAGCTTTCTAATTCATCTGTAGGTGGTGGCTAAACATTGTTTGCGCTCACCGTGACGGCATTGTGGGCAACACGGCTCCGATTCCAACCAAAGGTCAATATGGAATTACTGTGCTGCCGCTCCTCTCTGGCAGAGAACGGAGGCTCCGAGATGGACACACCGTCTATCAGAGAGAGAGCTTTTCGGCTTCCGACATGCATGTTTCCTTGATGACGCAAGTTGGCCAACAGATTCGAATTCTGCGCGGTTGTCAGCTGCGGAGCGCTCTTGCTCCTATCGCAGGACTGCGATATGATGGGCTGTGCGCAAAATCTCATCCGGGAACCAGTATGAAACCTGGCTAACGTATGGAGTCTAGATACAAAATTGTACAGTACGGCCAGAAGTTGGACGAAGACACCGAGATCTACCGTCTGGCACTAGTCCTTGAGCGGGTGCCAGAGCAGATGCCTTTGGAAGAACTCAGGACCATCCCCAAACCTTCGCAGCTGGACGACTGGAAGGTGTACGAGAGTTTTGAAGCAGACAGGCTCAAGTCTTTGAGGAGCCATGAGAATTTTCTAGCATGGAAGAACAGAAAGATGAGAGATAAACTTGAGTATGAACAATGG from Pyricularia oryzae 70-15 chromosome 4, whole genome shotgun sequence includes these protein-coding regions:
- a CDS encoding STE/STE7 protein kinase, variant, whose translation is MKNPISSLDVPTPPATTIPTLSSPAPLLRPAIPGARSAGARTPRLGLAIPPSPNVKPVGGAPGRPPLPTLHLATPMGSSVTPHEQPPGRPSIVTQQGQSASGGSESSAAHSRSGSFGPLDGRTSNPTSAGSQYSALSFASHFGIGSTRPQGTPDPASAVGSIYSERSDGGAGMDKDGNLKGLENFDKLTIDKARTADVEDLDVEGWKIASMEKRIVELGGLGEGAGGAVTRCKLTGGKTVFALKVITANPDPDVKKQIMRELDFNIQCASEHICRYYGAFEDPSTATISIAMEFCEGGSLDSIYKEVKRLGGRTGEKVLGKIAEGVLRGLTYLNSKKIIHRDIKPSNILLCRNGDVKLCDFGVSGDFGTKGEANTFIGTSYYMAPERITGQSYTITSDVWSTGVTLLEVAQHRFPFPADGTEMAPRAGLIDLLTYIVRQPIPKLKDEPSAQISWSENFKYFIECCLEKDPQRRASPWRMLEHPWMVDMKSKRVNMTRYLAQVWGWDDKGEAKPAE
- a CDS encoding STE/STE7 protein kinase translates to MHDQEAANGGETATNPISSLDVPTPPATTIPTLSSPAPLLRPAIPGARSAGARTPRLGLAIPPSPNVKPVGGAPGRPPLPTLHLATPMGSSVTPHEQPPGRPSIVTQQGQSASGGSESSAAHSRSGSFGPLDGRTSNPTSAGSQYSALSFASHFGIGSTRPQGTPDPASAVGSIYSERSDGGAGMDKDGNLKGLENFDKLTIDKARTADVEDLDVEGWKIASMEKRIVELGGLGEGAGGAVTRCKLTGGKTVFALKVITANPDPDVKKQIMRELDFNIQCASEHICRYYGAFEDPSTATISIAMEFCEGGSLDSIYKEVKRLGGRTGEKVLGKIAEGVLRGLTYLNSKKIIHRDIKPSNILLCRNGDVKLCDFGVSGDFGTKGEANTFIGTSYYMAPERITGQSYTITSDVWSTGVTLLEVAQHRFPFPADGTEMAPRAGLIDLLTYIVRQPIPKLKDEPSAQISWSENFKYFIECCLEKDPQRRASPWRMLEHPWMVDMKSKRVNMTRYLAQVWGWDDKGEAKPAE
- a CDS encoding tRNA pseudouridine synthase D, with amino-acid sequence MAHQSEPASTPIAKADNQLHHQVLTASHIASARNASEKRLGILHFASPIDYGWNGDIRKRYTDFQVFEVRKDGSVIHLSDFQQAARRPPQSSHPNGNLNELPVAKGKPSPKEAPAVVEATYHPISDEDTALLCELLGNDATEQVIDLDKKVQAKDGSSRGVIIKFPSITDRALRTKVHQEARRIFNSRIETQVGEEGVISARAFASQQGQRRNANGPRGSRDGWRGGSRAEPRPPRAQYLHFTLYKENKDTMDAINHIARLLKIKASNFGFAGTKDRRAATVQRVSVWNKDIKELNTLNDKMSGIRVGDFSYQKKPMQLGQHGGNEFVIAIKNVESPRLKDYSITHRLRVTEECVQQALDSIANRGFINYFGLQRFGTHAIGTQEIGMRILREDFVSAVNGILHVDEELSVAVAEGSNDGRFHRDEFDRARAITMWRMSRKSDAALRILPKKYNAENTLIKHLGQAPNDFTGALMHITRGLRMLYIHAYQSFVWNFAASKRWALYGDKIIAGDLVLVQADESPITQRGPVEDMSEEVNQEEEEFYQRARHITEKEVASGRFTIFDVVLPAPGFDVIYPLNEIGQFYVDFMKKEENGRLDPYNMRRKHREYSMSGHYRKLMAKFTATPMFAIRPYVNDEEQMHPTDRDLIEWRKAQESPQQEKTASAWNSFAENAKKFDAATEGEMRRRRSDSPPTETRINDAWVETGFEGGKRMKVSDPIKLEHTQVNKPDFGDQLNAVVKPGEASVSLTGIEQTTAPSVEATQDIEMGNTVPVLDEKGTQPCHGTDENSQRAKAPDLMSFLHKQLESAGSNTLENSAQAPDTDSGASFGSSTNQPATGNNTVSTISAPTQYSSSTTSNEAPKPPLLNVFTNVDKYIDPAHSAVNVSGNFAHTHSCLEGESKEDVKIAVVLKFALSSSSYATICIREMTGQGN